One Setaria italica strain Yugu1 chromosome I, Setaria_italica_v2.0, whole genome shotgun sequence DNA window includes the following coding sequences:
- the LOC101761399 gene encoding uncharacterized protein At4g06744 → MANHHKRCPLTSAFVFILSYIVLIASVESARPGLSYNQHSPTYPQMHDFQNEQLFHAYFVIQSFKNTVTCDPRNITSTWTGPDICGKRSYVGFYCARKQGPGSNLTVTSAIFNGFGLCAPMLRGFLDQLPDLAHFQATSNNFGGDVPSLAGLTEVSNVDANGRRKQNREGSQSTTSIEIDNIGVTAKTMGDLVHAITHPFENSISAHLPKNNSSPRASFAPPSSLSPSTERLGFPKMNYLALANNKLTGPIPPSIAEAQDTLLEVLFLNNQLSGCLPNELGMLHKATVIDAGMNQLTGPIPASFSCLSSVEQLNLGGNRLYGQVPDALCKLAGPAGRLANLTLSGNYFTSVGPACAALIKDGVLDVKNNCIPGLANQRRPVECAVFHSHPKTCPAASAQVACPDAAAARAVAPPGERKVRDYSSYVTYATLHE, encoded by the coding sequence ATGGCTAACCACCATAAGCGTTGTCCCTTAACCAGTGCCTTCGTCTTTATTCTCTCTTACATTGTTCTGATAGCATCAGTAGAGTCAGCAAGGCCAGGATTGTCTTACAACCAACATTCTCCTACATACCCACAGATGCACGACTTCCAAAATGAACAGCTTTTCCACGCGTATTTCGTCATTCAGAGCTTCAAAAATACCGTCACATGCGATCCTAGGAACATCACGTCAACCTGGACCGGCCCTGACATCTGCGGCAAAAGGAGCTACGTGGGCTTCTATTGCGCGAGAAAGCAGGGACCCGGTAGCAACCTCACGGTGACTTCAGCCATTTTCAATGGCTTTGGCCTGTGTGCGCCAATGCTTCGAGGCTTCCTCGACCAGCTTCCCGATCTTGCTCATTTCCAGGCTACATCTAACAATTTTGGTGGTGATGTCCCCAGCCTTGCCGGCCTGACGGAGGTGTCCAACGTTGATGCCAACGGTAGGCGTAAACAAAATAGAGAGGGATCACAGAGCACTACAAGTATTGAGATAGATAATATCGGAGTAACGGCAAAAACGATGGGTGACCTAGTTCACGCAATCACGCATCCCTTTGAGAATAGTATTTCAGCACACTTACCCAAAAACAACTCAAGCCCTCGAGCCTCCTTTGCGCCGCCTTCCTCATTGAGCCCAAGCACCGAGAGGCTTGGATTTCCAAAGATGAACTACCTCGCCCTCGCCAACAACAAGCTCACGGGTCCAATTCCACCATCAATCGCAGAGGCACAAGATACTCTCCTCGAGGTACTATTCCTGAACAACCAGCTCTCCGGCTGCCTCCCTAACGAGCTGGGCATGCTCCACAAGGCGACCGTCATCGACGCCGGCATGAACCAGCTCACCGGCCCGATCCCTGCATCCTTCTCGTGCCTCAGCAGCGTCGAGCAGCTCAACCTGGGCGGGAACCGCCTCTACGGCCAGGTGCCCGACGCGCTCTGCAAGctcgccggcccagccggccgCCTCGCCAACCTCACGCTGTCCGGCAACTACTTCACCTCCGTCGGGCCGGCGTGCGCGGCGCTGATCAAGGACGGGGTGCTGGACGTGAAGAACAACTGCATTCCGGGACTTGCCAACCAGAGGCGCCCGGTGGAGTGCGCGGTGTTCCACAGCCATCCGAAGACGTGCCCGGCGGCGAGCGCTCAGGTGGCGTGCCCCGACGCAGCTGccgcgcgcgcggtggcgccgccgggggAGAGGAAGGTCAGGGACTACTCTAGCTACGTGACGTACGCTACTCTACATGAGTGA
- the LOC101762622 gene encoding uncharacterized protein LOC101762622 produces the protein MDRLQRRNPSSRPHSTSMKPPRHPRGPTIQHPPASRPLSEPSSPDGRQRKRVRFSNEGEGGSHHIGGRQVAYIREVAKNKPRVCDAKTAEYKFFKKLCEQSGHSTRLYKHPHQILEPKISKQKRESHNVTTLRKFSVHGNTVVYDDPPATPAKNEEIPSEQVNVQSSHSECDDKDTPQFNPHGCLPSIHVLTPIAQTSFDVTGTSGNIGREPVSGQIFSEKRSKLLMIAAKTVSMGSAELFQRRSEFVGDILQRLGAKNIIRKQEGSMRHSKIDHREAPAIPKGQFDYLLDYRRRDFNPSTKLRRTGKSSSSDASDDAREFMALPWGYNQGLPSFIDWKHDVPCGDSKARECMALPWVCVNDISSSDWKRGNQVSNLLLEDVEPCVHRRTTSANELSLNVQTASNDQHGWNPMLSVKLTESFRDRLSFPYQIEEQHHAVPYAVLNTSWQPDYHSSTKQCVSSSVRMEREDPKEAGSFDNSDARFATTFDQLPAKSAALSFLDSGNEILENNDFRFISNSHVSQSKKMVFSANTGCLNSMFSILEHPYELGAKSLHDSAIGVSCLAGLEEKYSREVELSDDSDRLLQVLDQLPVKFTPSSFSNDEFRIRDDHLLRYITSCPQEDNSSILSLDANDSGLNSLSSYSAQPCKPDWNSLHDSSTELWSSVHRLQSHADWGPMLGFMPNGNAYSDLVEGHHSLMLVQDNLKNDILGTTDLSFFGSCSALDNIREAPMLSSDGITL, from the exons atggacCGGCTCCAGCGCCGGAACCCTAGCAGCCGGCCCCATTCCACTTCGATGAAGCCCCCGCGGCACCCGCGAGGCCCAACCATCCAGCACCCGCCGGCGTCGAGGCCCCTCTCGGAGCCCTCCTCCCCAG ATGGAAGGCAAAGGAAAAGGGTTCGATTTTCAAATGAAGGTGAAGGTGGTAGTCACCACATAGGCGGGAGACAGGTCGCTTACATAAGAGAAGTTGCGAAAAACAAACCTCGAG TTTGTGACGCGAAAACTGCCGAATACAAGTTCTTTAAGAAATTGTGTGAACAGTCAGGCCATAGCACTCGTTTATACAAACATCCTCATCAAATACTTGAGCCAAAGATCTCCAAACAAAAACGAG AATCACATAATGTGACTACACTCAGAAAGTTCTCTGTCCATGGAAATACTGTGGTTTATGATGACCCCCCTGCTACACCGGCTAAGAATGAGGAAATCCCTAGCGAGCAAGTGAATGTGCAATCCTCCCATTCTG AATGTGACGATAAGGATACACCTCAATTCAACCCACATGGTTGCTTGCCGAGTATTCATGTTCTCACACCTATAGCTCAAACATCATTTGATGTTACTGGCACTTCAGGAAATATTG GTAGAGAGCCTGTAAGTGGACAGATCTTTTCAGAAAAGAGAAGCAAATTATTAATGATAGCTGCAAAAACAGTCTCCATGGGAAGTGCTGAGCTGTTCCAAAGAAG GTCGGAATTCGTGGGTGACATCCTACAGAGGTTAGGTGCCAAAAACATCATAAGAAAG CAAGAAGGGTCGATGAGGCACAGTAAAATTGACCACAGAGAAGCTCCTGCTATTCCCAAAGGCCAATTTGATTACTTGCTAGATTACAGGCGAAGGGACTTTAATCCATCAACTAAGCTGAGAAGAACTGGTAAAAGTTCATCCTCTGATGCAAGTGATGACGCACGTGAGTTCATGGCTTTACCATGGGGATACAATCAGGGTCTTCCAAGTTTTATTGATTGGAAACATGACGTACCTTGTGGAGATAGCAAAGCACGTGAGTGCATGGCATTGCCATGGGTGTGTGTTAATGATATTTCGAGTTCTGATTGGAAGAGAGGCAACCAGGTTTCAAACTTGTTACTAGAGGATGTCGAACCATGCGTCCACAGAAGAACAACTTCAGCTAATGAGTTGAGCTTGAATGTTCAAACTGCTTCAAATGATCAGCATGGCTGGAACCCAATGTTGTCGGTGAAACTCACTGAGTCATTTCGAGATAGATTATCCTTCCCCTATCAGATTGAGGAGCAGCATCACGCGGTACCATATGCGGTCTTGAATACCTCCTGGCAACCTGACTACCATAGCTCCACAAAACAATGTGTTTCTAGTTCAGTTAGAATGGAAAGGGAAGACCCAAAAGAGGCAGGATCATTTGACAATTCTGATGCCAGATTTGCAACTACGTTTGATCAGTTACCTGCAAAATCAGCTGCTTTAAGCTTTTTGGACAGTGGAAATGAAATTCTGGAAAATAATGATTTCAGATTTATCTCCAACTCTCATGTAAGTCAAAGCAAGAAAATGGTTTTCAGTGCAAACACAGGCTGTCTGAATTCCATGTTTTCAATTTTAGAGCATCCATATGAGCTGGGTGCGAAGAGCCTGCATGATTCTGCTATTGGTGTATCTTGTTTGGCTGGACTGGAGGAGAAATACTCGAGAGAGGTAGAATTGTCTGATGATTCTGATAGGCTTCTTCAGGTGTTAGATCAGTTACCTGTGAAATTCACCCCTTCAAGTTTTTCAAACGACGAGTTCAGAATTCGGGATGATCATCTTCTCAGATATATCACTAGCTGTCCCCAAGAGGACAACAGCAGCATTTTGTCCCTTGATGCAAATGACAGTGGTCTGAATTCCCTGTCTTCATATTCAGCGCAGCCTTGTAAGCCAGATTGGAATAGCTTGCATGATTCTTCTACAGAGTTGTGGTCATCGGTGCATCGACTCCAATCTCATGCTGATTGGGGACCCATGCTTGGTTTCATGCCGAATGGAAATGCTTACAGTGATTTGGTGGAAGGTCACCACAGCCTCATGCTAGTCCAAGACAACCTGAAGAACGATATTCTTGGTACAACTGATCTATCATTCTTTGGTTCTTGCTCTGCTTTGGATAACATCAGGGAGGCTCCTATGTTATCTTCCGATGGCATAACATTGTAG
- the LOC101762070 gene encoding uncharacterized protein LOC101762070 isoform X2, which yields MSGTKPVTGQAPGDGLPVQRIIAELKKITNHVEEKPGADGSSSSRKSNATSLKMLLEKEMAKEVESKRRPPSVIGRLMGLEEDLPTEEPIVCHTKIDLTRDLNASNKTLHGKEHRQSIRLKTQDHQSRDETIEYNDVYEVSEHRSGTSCFQDQTSLKGWPSETKSKQFDIVQEKFIKPKCFAMEEKLLHTKELQEALEVPHSNKDLFLQNPEEHNSSFSRQLNGLHTSQAPPQTKRITVLKPIKSVETDGIKQSRTEQVSKQNVLSMRKFHQIPSSKEEIPSQPSRIVLLRPTPGKPGISKAKLISRVNSFQLINRNGLNGSVDYNHATVGSSGLVHGIVQRWQDGCHQRDDSLLSSAYSNGYGGDESSFSDSEVDYSSGSEIDCIEDRGTLGDSEGGSPLSKHSWNCRRYEGPYSSSSLSKISHFSESSVIREAKKQLSERWAVVTCDEISQEQVQQSRRTCTLGEMLSIKEVKKEDVSTEILSASSNRSCSLDNESTTWSTYVTSRKNGENGERSPRKLPRSNSVPVISSTFGNMVVDAQASNPESRKLKMVVVSNKGKSSLKGRVSDFFLSRSKKPTRQKRTYHSSDCVVQRLEACNISSRLAYNHKLDANGKSVDCEDRIDSFSTQISTSMSERSSIGVTVSLDCPRGSLDKLGVNKGLNSNRDQPSPTSVLDAPSEDSSCNEPETSGRTSKNTISRSSAIETVARFISWDDSASESRLLSTPRTSLMSDVDDDESECHVLVQNIMSSAGLGSSQSNMVFTGWHLPDYPLDPVLCNKVSELQEKSSYRRLLFDCVNIALIEIGENALLSAFPWRKRHSRTWRNTSSPDLGVEVWSILKDWIYGARMFVVSRRDNAGIMLDRIVKQEVEGRGWVNSMMLQVVGITEHLEGGVMEELVEEAVLDFAVCFRR from the exons ATGTCTGGAACAAAGCCAGTAACTGGTCAAGCTCCTGGAGATG GGCTACCAGTTCAAAGGATCATAGCAGAACTGAAGAAAATTACCAACCATGTGGAGGAAAAACCT GGAGCTGATGGTAGTTCTTCAAGCAGAAAATCAAATGCAACTTCATTAAAAATGTTATTAGAAAAAGAGATGGCAAAAGAAGTGGAGTCAAAAAGGAGACCTCCAAGTGTCATTGGCAGGCTAATGGGTCTTGAGGAGGATTTACCTACTGAAGAACCAATTGTATGCCATACCAAAATTGACTTGACTAGAGATTTAAATGCATCAAACAAGACCTTACATGGGAAAGAGCACCGTCAGTCCATAAGATTGAAGACACAAGATCACCAATCGCGTGATGAAACAATTGAATATAATGATGTTTATGAAGTATCTGAACATCGATCAGGAACAAGCTGTTTTCAAGATCAAACTTCTCTGAAAGGATGGCCTTCTGAGACCAAGAGTAAGCAATTTGATATTGTGCAAGAGAAGTTCATTAAACCAAAATGCTTTGCCATGGAAGAGAAGCTCCTTCATACAAAGGAGTTACAAGAAGCTCTTGAAGTTCCACATTCAAATAAAGATTTATTTCTTCAAAATCCTGAAGAACATAACTCCTCTTTCTCAAGACAGCTGAATGGGCTTCACACAAGCCAAGCACCACCTCAGACAAAGCGTATTACGGTGCTGAAGCCAATTAAATCTGTTGAGACTGATGGCATAAAGCAATCCAGAACAGAACAAGTTAGTAAGCAAAATGTATTGAGCATGAGAAAGTTCCATCAGATTCCTAGTTCAAAGGAAGAAATACCGTCTCAGCCAAGTAGAATAGTACTTTTGAGGCCTACCCCAGGGAAGCCTGGTATATCAAAGGCAAAGCTGATCTCCAGGGTAAATTCATTTCAGTTAATTAACCGAAATGGTCTTAATGGATCAGTAGATTATAACCATGCGACTGTAGGATCTTCAGGATTAGTGCATGGTATCGTGCAGCGCTGGCAAGATGGCTGTCATCAAAGGGATGATTCTTTACTATCTTCTGCATATTCAAATGGATATGGGGGAGATGAAAGCTCATTCAGTGATTCAGAAGTTGATTATAGCAGTGGTTCTGAAATCGACTGTATTGAAGATCGTGGTACCCTCGGTGATTCAGAAGGAGGTAGTCCCTTGTCAAAACATTCATGGAATTGCAGAAGATATGAAGGTCCATACTCAAGCTCATCTTTGAGCAAGATCTCCCACTTTTCTGAGTCATCAGTAATCAGGGAAGCCAAGAAACAGCTTTCAGAGCGATGGGCAGTGGTGACCTGTGATGAGATCAGTCAAGAGCAAGTTCAACAGTCGAGGAGAACGTGCACCTTAGGTGAAATGCTCTCCATCAAAGAAGTGAAGAAAGAAGATGTCAGCACTGAGATACTGTCTGCTTCTAGCAACCGCTCATGTAGCTTGGATAATGAATCGACGACATGGTCTACATATGTAACTTCCAGAAAGAATGGTGAAAATGGGGAGAGATCTCCTAGGAAGCTGCCAAGGTCAAATTCTGTTCCAGTGATTTCATCCACATTTGGAAACATGGTGGTGGATGCGCAAGCTTCAAATCCTGAGAGTCGCAAACTGAAAATGGTGGTTGTGTCAAATAAAGGAAAATCTTCTTTGAAGGGAAGAGTTTCAGATTTTTTCTTGTCTAGAAGTAAAAAGCCAACAAGGCAGAAGAGAACTTACCATTCATCTGATTGCGTTGTTCAGAGGCTTGAAGCTTGTAACATAAGTAGTAGACTGGCTTACAATCATAAGCTGGATGCCAATGGAAAATCAGTGGATTGTGAGGACAGGATTGATAGTTTTTCCACACAAATATCAACCAGTATGTCAGAG AGATCTTCAATTGGTGTAACTGTATCATTGGACTGTCCAAGAGGAAGCCTGGATAAACTAGGAGTAAATAAAGGCCTAAATAGTAACCGTGATCAACCCAGCCCTACCTCAGTTCTTGATGCTCCCTCTGAAGATAGCAGTTGTAATGAACCCGAAACATCTGGAAGAACATCCAAGAATACAA TATCAAGATCTTCAGCAATTGAGACTGTCGCCCGTTTCATATCATGGGATGACTCCGCCTCAGAATCACGGTTACTTAGCACCCCAAGGACTTCTCTTATGTCTGATGTAGATGACGATGAGTCAGAATGCCATGTCCTTGTGCAAAATATAATGTCATCTGCAGGATTGGGCAGTTCACAATCAAATATGGTTTTCACCGGCTGGCATTTACCTGATTACCCACTTGACCCAGTGCTGTGCAACAAAGTATCAGAGTTGCAAGAGAAAAGTTCATACCGGAGGCTTCTTTTCGACTGTGTGAACATTGCTCTAATTGAAATCGGCGAGAACGCCTTACTAAGCGCATTCCCATGGAGGAAAAGACACTCTAGAACATGGAGAAACACCTCATCTCCTGATTTGGGTGTAGAGGTCTGGAGTATCCTAAAGGACTGGATTTACGGTGCACGGATGTTCGTGGTGAGCAGGAGAGACAATGCTGGGATCATGTTGGACAGAATTGTGAAGCAGGAGGTTGAGGGAAGAGGCTGGGTGAACTCGATGATGTTGCAGGTGGTTGGTATCACCGAACATCTCGAAGGTGGAGTGATGGAGGAGCTGGTGGAAGAAGCCGTGCTGGATTTCGCAGTTTGTTTTCGACGATGA
- the LOC101762070 gene encoding uncharacterized protein LOC101762070 isoform X1 produces MSGTKPVTGQAPGDGLPVQRIIAELKKITNHVEEKPGADGSSSSRKSNATSLKMLLEKEMAKEVESKRRPPSVIGRLMGLEEDLPTEEPIVCHTKIDLTRDLNASNKTLHGKEHRQSIRLKTQDHQSRDETIEYNDVYEVSEHRSGTSCFQDQTSLKGWPSETKSKQFDIVQEKFIKPKCFAMEEKLLHTKELQEALEVPHSNKDLFLQNPEEHNSSFSRQLNGLHTSQAPPQTKRITVLKPIKSVETDGIKQSRTEQVSKQNVLSMRKFHQIPSSKEEIPSQPSRIVLLRPTPGKPGISKAKLISRVNSFQLINRNGLNGSVDYNHATVGSSGLVHGIVQRWQDGCHQRDDSLLSSAYSNGYGGDESSFSDSEVDYSSGSEIDCIEDRGTLGDSEGGSPLSKHSWNCRRYEGPYSSSSLSKISHFSESSVIREAKKQLSERWAVVTCDEISQEQVQQSRRTCTLGEMLSIKEVKKEDVSTEILSASSNRSCSLDNESTTWSTYVTSRKNGENGERSPRKLPRSNSVPVISSTFGNMVVDAQASNPESRKLKMVVVSNKGKSSLKGRVSDFFLSRSKKPTRQKRTYHSSDCVVQRLEACNISSRLAYNHKLDANGKSVDCEDRIDSFSTQISTSMSERSSIGVTVSLDCPRGSLDKLGVNKGLNSNRDQPSPTSVLDAPSEDSSCNEPETSGRTSKNTTVSRSSAIETVARFISWDDSASESRLLSTPRTSLMSDVDDDESECHVLVQNIMSSAGLGSSQSNMVFTGWHLPDYPLDPVLCNKVSELQEKSSYRRLLFDCVNIALIEIGENALLSAFPWRKRHSRTWRNTSSPDLGVEVWSILKDWIYGARMFVVSRRDNAGIMLDRIVKQEVEGRGWVNSMMLQVVGITEHLEGGVMEELVEEAVLDFAVCFRR; encoded by the exons ATGTCTGGAACAAAGCCAGTAACTGGTCAAGCTCCTGGAGATG GGCTACCAGTTCAAAGGATCATAGCAGAACTGAAGAAAATTACCAACCATGTGGAGGAAAAACCT GGAGCTGATGGTAGTTCTTCAAGCAGAAAATCAAATGCAACTTCATTAAAAATGTTATTAGAAAAAGAGATGGCAAAAGAAGTGGAGTCAAAAAGGAGACCTCCAAGTGTCATTGGCAGGCTAATGGGTCTTGAGGAGGATTTACCTACTGAAGAACCAATTGTATGCCATACCAAAATTGACTTGACTAGAGATTTAAATGCATCAAACAAGACCTTACATGGGAAAGAGCACCGTCAGTCCATAAGATTGAAGACACAAGATCACCAATCGCGTGATGAAACAATTGAATATAATGATGTTTATGAAGTATCTGAACATCGATCAGGAACAAGCTGTTTTCAAGATCAAACTTCTCTGAAAGGATGGCCTTCTGAGACCAAGAGTAAGCAATTTGATATTGTGCAAGAGAAGTTCATTAAACCAAAATGCTTTGCCATGGAAGAGAAGCTCCTTCATACAAAGGAGTTACAAGAAGCTCTTGAAGTTCCACATTCAAATAAAGATTTATTTCTTCAAAATCCTGAAGAACATAACTCCTCTTTCTCAAGACAGCTGAATGGGCTTCACACAAGCCAAGCACCACCTCAGACAAAGCGTATTACGGTGCTGAAGCCAATTAAATCTGTTGAGACTGATGGCATAAAGCAATCCAGAACAGAACAAGTTAGTAAGCAAAATGTATTGAGCATGAGAAAGTTCCATCAGATTCCTAGTTCAAAGGAAGAAATACCGTCTCAGCCAAGTAGAATAGTACTTTTGAGGCCTACCCCAGGGAAGCCTGGTATATCAAAGGCAAAGCTGATCTCCAGGGTAAATTCATTTCAGTTAATTAACCGAAATGGTCTTAATGGATCAGTAGATTATAACCATGCGACTGTAGGATCTTCAGGATTAGTGCATGGTATCGTGCAGCGCTGGCAAGATGGCTGTCATCAAAGGGATGATTCTTTACTATCTTCTGCATATTCAAATGGATATGGGGGAGATGAAAGCTCATTCAGTGATTCAGAAGTTGATTATAGCAGTGGTTCTGAAATCGACTGTATTGAAGATCGTGGTACCCTCGGTGATTCAGAAGGAGGTAGTCCCTTGTCAAAACATTCATGGAATTGCAGAAGATATGAAGGTCCATACTCAAGCTCATCTTTGAGCAAGATCTCCCACTTTTCTGAGTCATCAGTAATCAGGGAAGCCAAGAAACAGCTTTCAGAGCGATGGGCAGTGGTGACCTGTGATGAGATCAGTCAAGAGCAAGTTCAACAGTCGAGGAGAACGTGCACCTTAGGTGAAATGCTCTCCATCAAAGAAGTGAAGAAAGAAGATGTCAGCACTGAGATACTGTCTGCTTCTAGCAACCGCTCATGTAGCTTGGATAATGAATCGACGACATGGTCTACATATGTAACTTCCAGAAAGAATGGTGAAAATGGGGAGAGATCTCCTAGGAAGCTGCCAAGGTCAAATTCTGTTCCAGTGATTTCATCCACATTTGGAAACATGGTGGTGGATGCGCAAGCTTCAAATCCTGAGAGTCGCAAACTGAAAATGGTGGTTGTGTCAAATAAAGGAAAATCTTCTTTGAAGGGAAGAGTTTCAGATTTTTTCTTGTCTAGAAGTAAAAAGCCAACAAGGCAGAAGAGAACTTACCATTCATCTGATTGCGTTGTTCAGAGGCTTGAAGCTTGTAACATAAGTAGTAGACTGGCTTACAATCATAAGCTGGATGCCAATGGAAAATCAGTGGATTGTGAGGACAGGATTGATAGTTTTTCCACACAAATATCAACCAGTATGTCAGAG AGATCTTCAATTGGTGTAACTGTATCATTGGACTGTCCAAGAGGAAGCCTGGATAAACTAGGAGTAAATAAAGGCCTAAATAGTAACCGTGATCAACCCAGCCCTACCTCAGTTCTTGATGCTCCCTCTGAAGATAGCAGTTGTAATGAACCCGAAACATCTGGAAGAACATCCAAGAATACAA CAGTATCAAGATCTTCAGCAATTGAGACTGTCGCCCGTTTCATATCATGGGATGACTCCGCCTCAGAATCACGGTTACTTAGCACCCCAAGGACTTCTCTTATGTCTGATGTAGATGACGATGAGTCAGAATGCCATGTCCTTGTGCAAAATATAATGTCATCTGCAGGATTGGGCAGTTCACAATCAAATATGGTTTTCACCGGCTGGCATTTACCTGATTACCCACTTGACCCAGTGCTGTGCAACAAAGTATCAGAGTTGCAAGAGAAAAGTTCATACCGGAGGCTTCTTTTCGACTGTGTGAACATTGCTCTAATTGAAATCGGCGAGAACGCCTTACTAAGCGCATTCCCATGGAGGAAAAGACACTCTAGAACATGGAGAAACACCTCATCTCCTGATTTGGGTGTAGAGGTCTGGAGTATCCTAAAGGACTGGATTTACGGTGCACGGATGTTCGTGGTGAGCAGGAGAGACAATGCTGGGATCATGTTGGACAGAATTGTGAAGCAGGAGGTTGAGGGAAGAGGCTGGGTGAACTCGATGATGTTGCAGGTGGTTGGTATCACCGAACATCTCGAAGGTGGAGTGATGGAGGAGCTGGTGGAAGAAGCCGTGCTGGATTTCGCAGTTTGTTTTCGACGATGA